ACATCCGAATCATTGTCGTCTTGGATTCTCAATTTTAATAAGTTCGACGCTTTGTCCACTCTCTCCTTCGGCGgcgccactctctctctctcttctcaaATCTTCAATCTTTCGGAAATTAGGTATTTCTCTTTTCCCCCTTTTTTAATTAAACACTAATTTTAATCAATAGTTTTTGTTTCAATTTGattttaatttgtttttgttgatgtgTTTTTATTATGGTAGCGTAAAGTTGTCAACTATTTAATATATGATCGATTTCGCCGTTTTAATTTACAATGTAGTACTGTTATATGATTATGATCtttttaattaatcaattaatatTGTTAATCCCTAATTTGTTGTTAATTTTGATTTGATTTCACTTAATTTGTTTTGTTATTTAAGGGGTTTTGATTGTAGTGATATAAAGTTGTCAACTTCGTAATTATATGATCGATTTCGCCGTATTTTTACAATGTGTCACCTTTATTTGATTTTGATCTTGTTACAGTGTATTCAAATCGTTGAAATTAGGGTTCAGTTGCTACTGTATTACTAATAATTAATAATTTGTTGGTTCAATTCTAATTTTACTTAATTTGTTTTTATTTGATGGGTTTTTTTATAATAGGACTTTTATTTGATTTTGGTCTGATTATAGTCCACTGAAATCGTTGAAATTAGGGTTTCTTTTAGGGTTTAGATCCAGGGGTTTAGCTCTTTTCTTGATTTTGCTAATGTTAAAATTTGAAATATCCGCAATGTTGTATTTTAAAGATGGAGCAATTATGTTTTGAATGGTGTTAGGTTGTGATTTTCTCTCTTTAAACTCCGTTTGTTAATTTAGCCGCTTGTTGGTAATGCTTTTATTGCTAAAGTGTGTAATGTGTGTTATTAGTTATTTTGGTATATGTGTTAATAGTTTTATCACTTCGTGTGCAGATTGAGTTATTTAGGTGATGGCGATTGGAACTCTGGAGCTCAGTGTTGAGGTTATAGGGAATGCTTTTGTTAATCAGTTTTACAAGATAATGCACACTAAGCCACAGCTTGCCTACCAATTTTTCAATGATTCGAGTACCATGAGTCGTCCTGGTCCCACCGGCGATTTGATGACTGTTACAACCATGAAAGTAAGATCCCTAATCTCAAGGTTTGATTGTATTTATGCTGTAGTGTAATTTTGATTGGCTCTTGATCTGTTTATGTGGAATACTGGGTTATGGAATCATTTCTAGCTTTTGCCATCCTGACATATATAACCTATATAATAGAATACATACTCTATAGTCTTTACGAGCGTGTCTTGTATTGGATGCGGCTTATTCTAAACAAATTAGGCAATCCTGGTAAAACACATGATAACTTGTATGGCTAGTCATGCTCGTGGACTCTGCAGCGTTGTTGCTTTGGATCCCAATGTATTATGGTCGCTGTAGCGTTGTAGATTTGGCTACAGATAAAGGGGAGATAGAAGGGGAAAATAAATGAAGTAGACTGAAAAATGTGAAAGTTGCCTGTGCCCCGTTTGCGCCTGGTTTGCTCTTCATGTGTGCTTTACTAAGGAATTTGGTTTGTGCCATGTGTTGTTGATCCTGTGTATCGCAGGGTAGCGTTTTTACTTTATCAATCTGTGACGTCTAGTTGAATAATGTTTTTGTTTCGCAAATTAGATACTTCATCAGATGTATTCTAATCTTCCTGCAGGGGATTAAGGATCTAATACTTTCCTTAGATTACAAAAATTGGAAATCCGAGATACTGACCGTAACTACTCAAGCCTCTTATATGGATGGGATAACTATCTCGGTGACTGGTTGCTTAACCGGACAAGACAATGTTCGAAGGAAATTCACTGAATCCTTCTTTTTAGCTCCTCAAGATAATGGTTATTTCGTGCATAATGAtgtattcaagtttattactgaAGATAGCTCCCCAAATGCTGATTTAGTGGAAGTGAACTGTGTTGAACGTCAAGTAGCGGAACCGTGTCAAGTGGCGGAATCAGGCGTAGGCAAAAAAGAAGGATTTAGTGAACTTCCTTAGTTACTGAAGATAGCTCACCAATTATTGTATTTTGGTTCTCACATATTGTCACGTTGTTTTTTTCGCATTTGTTTTTCCTTATTTAGTTGCTCTTTCATATAAAGAGTACAGATACATCATCTACGAAGTTTATTTCCTATTGGCCATCGTTCTAGATATTTTgttattttactttattttatttgttGTCACCCCGCCATCACATTCGTAAGTTTATGTTTTTCTTTTGGgctttttgtcaaaaactaccttatatttaggagTAGGAGTATTTGtaaaaaaactaccttatattatttttcttgttttaaactacctttgttttctcttttctttgtcaaaaactacctaaacTCACGATATGACGAGATTTGATCGATTTAGCGACATTAACCTATCTCACATAACTCTgttaacatcaaacaacaatgatcaaccgcataaaaaccataatttaacTTCAGCTCACCAAGATTTATGtttttcacatttcaataataactatGAGCATCTACTAAAATTAAGCGTAAGTACATCATGACTTTCCAAAATCTGGTCTAGGCATGATTTAAACATTAAAGAGTCGTATGAGATAGTTTAAAGCCGAAAAACTAACCAAATTTGTCTATACTCTTAGcataggtagttattgaccaaaattaaagaaaataaaggtagttgaaaacaaaaaaattaatataaggtagtatttttacaaatacccctaaatataaggtagcttttgacaaaaaaaccctttTCTCTAtgagaaatattttaataaaaagtaaacaaatagttggagaaagagtaaagagattagctactccctcctattctcaactctctctattttttttttcatctattcacaatactctcccctatttccttatttgacaaacttttatacttattttaatcattccACCACACAATAATATCCCACAATTATCATACtttatctcattttaatcatcttatcctacaacaatacttattttaatcgcCTCATCCCACAATAATatcacacaataccttcccttCCTCCAATCTCTCCTCCCTTCATTCTCGTGCCCTCCATGAATAAAGAGAGTTATTGAGAATAGGagggaatatttttttttttgatgaggaAAGGAAACCAGGGTGCTGTTTGGCCTTGCTTATGGAAAATGACTTATCTTTTTTAAAATGAGTTTATTCACAAGTTACTTTTCGGAAAAGTTTTAgttgtttggccatacttttgtaaaagcggtttctcacaaaatttacatgtttggcctaactactttaatacaacttttgtttgcttatttggttctttatgtaaaaagtagaagtagaagtagtaaatatctacttctccttttgggggtgaataatgagtttttgacttttcaaaagcacttttaaaactctctaattaaccatgtttggccaagctactactttttcaattacaaaaacactttttaagcttggccaaacagcacctaGGTTAATGAATGACTAACCAATAACACCCTTTCGGGT
This sequence is a window from Silene latifolia isolate original U9 population chromosome 8, ASM4854445v1, whole genome shotgun sequence. Protein-coding genes within it:
- the LOC141596503 gene encoding nuclear transport factor 2-like, translated to MAIGTLELSVEVIGNAFVNQFYKIMHTKPQLAYQFFNDSSTMSRPGPTGDLMTVTTMKGIKDLILSLDYKNWKSEILTVTTQASYMDGITISVTGCLTGQDNVRRKFTESFFLAPQDNGYFVHNDVFKFITEDSSPNADLVEVNCVERQVAEPCQVAESGVGKKEGFSELP